A region from the Salvelinus namaycush isolate Seneca unplaced genomic scaffold, SaNama_1.0 Scaffold77, whole genome shotgun sequence genome encodes:
- the LOC120042765 gene encoding E3 ubiquitin/ISG15 ligase TRIM25-like, producing MKSDWSMDRPIMFGKDASELTASLLTEDHFRCSVCTEVLKEPVSIPCGHSYCRQCIETHWNQPDQTGDYDCPQCRKRFRTRPDLLTNSALEKVIEKLHQAGFKVPALPKHCYAGPGDVACDLCTEKQLKAVKSCLTCTASYCESHVRHHYTVAALQRHTLVEVSGNLEQKLCQLHHRALEVFCKTDQVSVCLLCALQDHRNHDVIKNERDTEEVGVSIVWTSVW from the exons atgaagagtgattGGTCCATGGACAGGCCCATTATGTTTGGAAAAGATGCCAG TGAGCTGACAGCCAGTCTACTGACAGAGGACCACTTCAGATGTTCAGTGTGTACAGAGGTTCTCAAAGAGCCAGTCTCCATCCCCTGTGGACACAGTTACTGCAGACAGTGCATTGAGACCCACTGGAACCAGCCTGACCAGACAGGAGACTACGACTGCCCCCAGTGCAGAAAGAGATTCAGAACACGTCCTGACCTCCTCACTAACTCAGCCTTGGAGAAGGTGATTGAGAAACTCCACCAGGCAGGGTTCAAGGTCCCTGCTCTTCCCAAGCACTGCTACgctggacctggagatgtggCCTGTGATCTCTGCACTGAGAAACAGCTCAAAGCTGTGAAGTCCTGTCTGACCTGCACTGCCTCCTACTGTGAGAGTCATGTAAGACATCACTACACCGTAGCAGCTCTGCAGAGACACACCCTGGTGGAGGTGTCTGGAAACCTGGAGCAGAAACTGTGCCAGCTGCACCACAGAGCTCTGGAGGTCTTCTGTAAGACAGACCAGGTTTCTGTTTGTCTGCTGTGTGCCTTGCAGGACCACAGAAACCATGATGTCAtaaagaatgagagagacactGAAGAGGTGGGTGTGTCTATAGTCTGGACTAGTgtgtggtag
- the LOC120042756 gene encoding stonustoxin subunit beta-like produces MILQHNTEELPADNSEQNVKNANIELNNPAKHFCRGLTEDWTADSVVVAALGRPLDLGMLYDCRNDSFCSDVSLWDNSTIASMQLSLPRPLTEVKCIEGDSLQDRFRALDVTTPLRASVLSGLVEVGGAAGYLKHPVQSTLQDRVTLQYRTTTRLDMLSHNVLQEETDRTQLKATHVVMAVLYGAQAFFIFDSKHISRQHSGAGEADMHSVVKKMMPTFSADQIFSSLSDTEKLNSSLYQCTLYSDVDHINGSMTCDRALQVYETLPKHLGQQGEKAVPLYAWLYPLKNLDNSVEITLRYFTKAEGVLDHLRQVTMRCQEMTDVTNGCVMKWFPDLKYKLSRLSELLQKYQSEFKRELAMAVKAMRESEGVDENRLRDILQNHDQSPFCLQSIQLWLNNKAAEVKALNVCKTRNIPIMKSQEELGGVLRSSKDRLLCFTLTSLEDEDPFLSTLKHY; encoded by the exons ATGATTCTACAACATAATACAGAGGAGCTTCCTGCTGACAACTCTGAACAG AACGTCAAGAACGCTAACATTGAGCTGAACAATCCTGCCAAGCATTTCTGCAGAGGCCTGACTGAAG ACTGGACAGCAGACAGTGTTGTGGTGGCTGCCCTCGGTCGTCCTTTAGATCTCGGGATGCTGTATGACTGCCGCAATGACTCATTTTGTTCAG ATGTCAGTCTTTGGGATAACAGTACAATAGCTTCCATGCAGCTGTCCCTCCCTCGGCCTCTCACAGAGGTGAAGTGTATTGAAGGAGACTCCTTACAGGACAGATTCAGGGCTCTGGATGTGACCACTCCTCTCAGAGCCAGTGTCCTGTCTGGACTGGTGGAGGTTGGTGGTGCTGCTGGATACCTGAAACATCCTGTTCAGTCCACACTGCAGGACCGGGTCACTCTACAGTACAGAACCACTACCAGACTGGACATGCTCAGTCACAACGTGCTtcaggaggagacagacagaacacagctAAAGGCAACTCATGTGGTCATGGCTGTTCTCTATGGAGCTCAAGCATTCTTTATCTTTGACAGCAAACACATCAGCAGACAACACAGTGGTGCAGGAGAGGCAGATATGCACAGTGTTGTGAAGAAGATGATGCCCACCTTCAGTGCAGATCAGATCTTTTCCAGCTTGAGTGACACTGAGAAACTGAACAGTTCGTTGTATCAGTGTACTCTCTACAGTGATGTAGACCATATCAATGGCTCCATGACGTGTGACAGAGCTCTGCAAGTCTATGAAACTCTCCCGAAGCACCTTGGACAGCAAGGAGAGAAAGCAGTGCCTCTGTACGCATGGCTCTATCCTCTGAAGAATCTGGACAATTCAGTTGAAATCACGCTCCGATATTTCACAAAGGCAGAGGGTGTGCTGGACCATCTGAGGCAGGTCACCATGAGATGCCAGGAGATGACAGACGTCACCAATGGTTGTGTGATGAAATGGTTTCCTGATCTGAAGTATAAACTGTCTAGATTATCAGAGCTTCTGCAGAAGTACCAGTCTGAGTTTAAGAGAGAGCTGGCCATGGCAGTAAAGGCCatgagagagagtgaaggggtgGATGAAAACAGACTGAGAGACATTCTCCAGAACCATGACCAGTCTCCGTTCTGTCTTCAGTCTATACAGCTGTGGCTAAACAACAAGGCAGCAGAGGTGAAGGCTCTGAATGTCTGTAAAACAAGAAACATCCCCATAATGAAATCCCAGGAAGAGCTGGGcggtgtcctcagatcctcaaaggacAGGCTGCTGTGTTTCACTCTGACCTCCCTGGAGGATGAAGATCCATTCCTCTCTACTTTGAAGCATTAC
- the LOC120042761 gene encoding uncharacterized protein LOC120042761 isoform X1, with protein MNQSDLTGQQETQQPFKPPDLTQKIQSALRLFIKSYEDSRDGENIKFIAAVIPDISVPGSSIRLYQQGSLITTNFQLGLKPDTFQVAEVKQSCVLLKFPRSTIRRPERYRVEYRVMTTGVSKVSKRPWNVVDTLAPAETCLVPRLKPFALYQIRYSVIEHSGMSDFSKVIEVMTLRSPPEQLFVSRLLNKTKETVEVTWLQPESEDGASVLHYKVDYKEAGLEGWSTMVTEGPECKCIITPNRSTCYRVRVSAVYGEGDTSETTRETDVPVNVWYLDLSERKASLLLEVLKLQPEKKPVELKGWSNEESEVRSFLQCLSYISQLSCDDDRFFQTVCESIPVRSREEDQQLASLLQALGSTLSLGGELPRKTCRSVGRVLGLCASRVDLTLTPSKISLKGAALLLRHESKLHKLRLSVGMAVKLSRLVRRTGRGSTPLTVPELSLVLKSSQPPERVLSRALSSVASLLRLWRVQCLDLTDFQIQGHSLITLLCHQGPLSLRLNSDTLQHLTVVLYEAQDKDLTQWFLEKVGGDLTSCRLDWEVLLSLLQHSTHNITVDLRKNRLLEKNISDLLPFLGRVTLKRSSSSFVKSSIRHIYDSRDSDCVSSLLRSSDHWINLNSRELDRVDCTALCFTLQHSHQVKVNLLWTSIPPGEIESILPLLERVSQLSVDRMLLLSFLQCCAISQIQQGAPSSPPTAVWLLRSLHNMLDFSCSSSVDLSAQDQEKALCLTTDHCRAINSVLKQNQHSTQLVQNQVQLILRDCEVEDRALRELLPILHIVKLSPSKALLLQLLDLVCEGIEEGLLRHAESLCRSLDGELDLSETRLDRKACGSLALVLEHSEGLSELDLSHCQLTDHHLQPLITHLHKVQVLDLSHNDITDALTDKILQLVSTNTSIHTVRLFNNRIQDRRPFLTDKRFNIW; from the exons ATGAACCAATCTGATCTCACTGGACAGCAGGAGACACAGCAACCATTCAAACCTCCAGATTTAACTCAGAAAATACAGTCTGCCCTTCGCTTGTTCATCAAATCCTATGAAGAcagcagagatggagagaacatCAAGTTCATAGCAGCAGTTATACCAGATATCAGTGTTCCTGGATCCTCCATTCGTCTGTATCAACAAGGCAGTCTCATCACCACCAACTTCCAGCTGGGATTAAAACCTGATACATTCCAGGTAGCAGAGGTAAAACAGAGCTGTGTCCTCCTGAAGTTTCCAAGGTCAACCATCAGAAGACCTGAGAGGTACAGAGTAGAGTACAGAGTCATGACTACTGGTGTTAGCAAGGTTAGCAAACGGCCATGGAATGTAGTAGACACCCTGGCTCCTGCAGAAACCTGTCTGGTGCCACGTTTGAAACCGTTCGCACTGTACCAGATCAGGTACTCTGTTATAGAACACTCTGGTATGAGTGACTTCAGCAAGGTCATCGAGGTCATGACCCTGAGATCCCCACCTGAACAGCTGTTTGTGAGCCGGCTGCtgaacaaaacaaaggaaacCGTCGAAGTGACTTGGCTCCAGCCTGAGTCTGAAGACGGTGCCTCTGTACTCCACTACAAAGTAGACTATAAAGAGGCAGGACTGGAGGGCTGGTCTACCATGGTAACAGAGGGACCTGAATGTAAATGCATCATAACTCCAAACCGCAGTACCTGCTACAGAGTCAGAGTGTCAGCTGTCTATGGAGAAGGAGACACCAGTGAAACCACCAGAGAGACAGATGTCCCAGTCAATG TCTGGTATTTAGACCTCTCAGAGAGAaaggcctccctcctcctagaagtgctgaaactccaaccagagaagaaaccagttgagctgaagggctggtcaaatgaagagagtgaagtgaggagTTTCCTTCAGTGTCTGTCCTACATCTCACAGCTGAG CTGTGATGATGACAGGTTCTTCCAGACTGTGTGTGAATCCATCCCTGTGAGGTCCAGAGAAGAGGACCAGCAGTTGGCCTCTCTCCTCCAGGCCTTGGGCTCCACCCTGTCACTGGGAGGAGAGTTACCCAGGAAAACCTGCAGGTCTGTGGGGAGAGTCCTGGGTCTCTGTGCCTCCAGAGTGGACCTCACTCTCACCCCCAGCAAGATCTCTCTCAAAGGAGCCGCACTTCTTTTGAGACATGAGTCAAAGCTCCACAAGCTCAG GCTGAGTGTGGGTATGGCAGTGAAACTGTCCAGACTGGttaggaggacagggagaggttctACTCCACTGACTGTCCCAGAACTCTCCCTGGTCCTAAAGAGCAGCCAGCCACCAGAGAGAGTGTTATCCAGGGCTCTGAGTAGTGTGGCGTCCCTGCTGAGACTCTGGAGGGTTCAGTGTCTGGACCTGACTGATTTCCAGATCCAGGGTCACTCTCTCATCACACTGCTGTGTCACCAgggacctctctctctcag ACTGAACTCAGACACTCTGCAGCATCTGACTGTAGTTTTGTATGAAGCTCAGGACAAGGACTTGACTCAGTGGTTCCTGGAGAAGGTTGGTGGAGACCTGACCTCCTGCAGGCTGGACTGGGAagtgcttctctctctgctgcagcattcaacccacaacATCACTGTGGACCTCAGGAAGAACAGGCTTCTAGAGAAGAACATCTCAGATCTTCTCCCCTTTCTGGGAAGGGTTACTCTCAAGAG GTCCAGTTCCAGCTTTGTAAAGTCCTCCATCAGACACATCTATGACAGTAGAGACAGTGACTGTGTGTCCAGTTTGTTGAGGTCTTCAGACCATTGGATCAACCTGAACAGCAGAGAGCTGGACAGAGTGGACTGTACTGCTCTGTGTTTTACCCTGCAGCACAGCCACCAAGTCAAAGTCAACCTGCTGTGGACCTCCATACCACCGGGGGAGATAGAGAGCATCCTGCCTCTTCTGGAGAGAGTCTCCCAACTCAG tgttgaCAGGATGTTACTGTTGAGTTTCCTCCAGTGCTGTGCTATCTCTCAGATCCAGCAGGGggcaccatcatcaccaccaacaGCAGTATGGCTGCTCAGGTCTCTGCACAACATGCTGGacttctcctgctcctcctctgtgGACCTGTCAGCTCAGGACCAGGAGAAGGCTCTGTGTCTGACCACTGACCACTGCAGGGCCATCAACTCTGTTCTGAAGCAGAACCAACACAGCACCCAGCTGGTCCAGAAccaggtccaactcatcctaagaGACTGTGAGGTGGAGGACAGAGCACTGAGGGAGCTGCTTCCCATCCTGCATATCGTCAAGCTGAG CCCCAGCAAAGCTCTGCTACTTCAGCTGCTGGACCTTGTGTGTGAGGGGATTGAAGAGGGGCTGCTGAGGCACGCAGAGTCCCTGTGCAGATCCCTGGATGGGGAGCTGGACCTCAGTGAGACCAGGCTGGACCGGAAAGCCTGTGGATCTCTGGCCCTGGTTCTGGAACACTCAGAGGGTCTGTCAGAACTGGACCTCAGCCACTGTCAACTCACAGACCACCACCTACAGCCCCTGATCACACACCTGCATAAAGTACAAGTCCTGGA CCTTAGTCACAATGACATCACTGATGCTCTGACTGACAAAATACTCCAACTGGTCTCTACCAACACTTCAATACACACCGTACG ACTCTTCAACAACAGAATCCAGGACAGAAGACCCTTCCTGACAGACAAGAGGTTTAACATCTG GTGA
- the LOC120042761 gene encoding uncharacterized protein LOC120042761 isoform X2 — protein sequence MNQSDLTGQQETQQPFKPPDLTQKIQSALRLFIKSYEDSRDGENIKFIAAVIPDISVPGSSIRLYQQGSLITTNFQLGLKPDTFQVAEVKQSCVLLKFPRSTIRRPERYRVEYRVMTTGVSKVSKRPWNVVDTLAPAETCLVPRLKPFALYQIRYSVIEHSGMSDFSKVIEVMTLRSPPEQLFVSRLLNKTKETVEVTWLQPESEDGASVLHYKVDYKEAGLEGWSTMVTEGPECKCIITPNRSTCYRVRVSAVYGEGDTSETTRETDVPVNVWYLDLSERKASLLLEVLKLQPEKKPVELKGWSNEESEVRSFLQCLSYISQLSCDDDRFFQTVCESIPVRSREEDQQLASLLQALGSTLSLGGELPRKTCRSVGRVLGLCASRVDLTLTPSKISLKGAALLLRHESKLHKLRLSVGMAVKLSRLVRRTGRGSTPLTVPELSLVLKSSQPPERVLSRALSSVASLLRLWRVQCLDLTDFQIQGHSLITLLCHQGPLSLRLNSDTLQHLTVVLYEAQDKDLTQWFLEKVGGDLTSCRLDWEVLLSLLQHSTHNITVDLRKNRLLEKNISDLLPFLGRVTLKSSSFVKSSIRHIYDSRDSDCVSSLLRSSDHWINLNSRELDRVDCTALCFTLQHSHQVKVNLLWTSIPPGEIESILPLLERVSQLSVDRMLLLSFLQCCAISQIQQGAPSSPPTAVWLLRSLHNMLDFSCSSSVDLSAQDQEKALCLTTDHCRAINSVLKQNQHSTQLVQNQVQLILRDCEVEDRALRELLPILHIVKLSPSKALLLQLLDLVCEGIEEGLLRHAESLCRSLDGELDLSETRLDRKACGSLALVLEHSEGLSELDLSHCQLTDHHLQPLITHLHKVQVLDLSHNDITDALTDKILQLVSTNTSIHTVRLFNNRIQDRRPFLTDKRFNIW from the exons ATGAACCAATCTGATCTCACTGGACAGCAGGAGACACAGCAACCATTCAAACCTCCAGATTTAACTCAGAAAATACAGTCTGCCCTTCGCTTGTTCATCAAATCCTATGAAGAcagcagagatggagagaacatCAAGTTCATAGCAGCAGTTATACCAGATATCAGTGTTCCTGGATCCTCCATTCGTCTGTATCAACAAGGCAGTCTCATCACCACCAACTTCCAGCTGGGATTAAAACCTGATACATTCCAGGTAGCAGAGGTAAAACAGAGCTGTGTCCTCCTGAAGTTTCCAAGGTCAACCATCAGAAGACCTGAGAGGTACAGAGTAGAGTACAGAGTCATGACTACTGGTGTTAGCAAGGTTAGCAAACGGCCATGGAATGTAGTAGACACCCTGGCTCCTGCAGAAACCTGTCTGGTGCCACGTTTGAAACCGTTCGCACTGTACCAGATCAGGTACTCTGTTATAGAACACTCTGGTATGAGTGACTTCAGCAAGGTCATCGAGGTCATGACCCTGAGATCCCCACCTGAACAGCTGTTTGTGAGCCGGCTGCtgaacaaaacaaaggaaacCGTCGAAGTGACTTGGCTCCAGCCTGAGTCTGAAGACGGTGCCTCTGTACTCCACTACAAAGTAGACTATAAAGAGGCAGGACTGGAGGGCTGGTCTACCATGGTAACAGAGGGACCTGAATGTAAATGCATCATAACTCCAAACCGCAGTACCTGCTACAGAGTCAGAGTGTCAGCTGTCTATGGAGAAGGAGACACCAGTGAAACCACCAGAGAGACAGATGTCCCAGTCAATG TCTGGTATTTAGACCTCTCAGAGAGAaaggcctccctcctcctagaagtgctgaaactccaaccagagaagaaaccagttgagctgaagggctggtcaaatgaagagagtgaagtgaggagTTTCCTTCAGTGTCTGTCCTACATCTCACAGCTGAG CTGTGATGATGACAGGTTCTTCCAGACTGTGTGTGAATCCATCCCTGTGAGGTCCAGAGAAGAGGACCAGCAGTTGGCCTCTCTCCTCCAGGCCTTGGGCTCCACCCTGTCACTGGGAGGAGAGTTACCCAGGAAAACCTGCAGGTCTGTGGGGAGAGTCCTGGGTCTCTGTGCCTCCAGAGTGGACCTCACTCTCACCCCCAGCAAGATCTCTCTCAAAGGAGCCGCACTTCTTTTGAGACATGAGTCAAAGCTCCACAAGCTCAG GCTGAGTGTGGGTATGGCAGTGAAACTGTCCAGACTGGttaggaggacagggagaggttctACTCCACTGACTGTCCCAGAACTCTCCCTGGTCCTAAAGAGCAGCCAGCCACCAGAGAGAGTGTTATCCAGGGCTCTGAGTAGTGTGGCGTCCCTGCTGAGACTCTGGAGGGTTCAGTGTCTGGACCTGACTGATTTCCAGATCCAGGGTCACTCTCTCATCACACTGCTGTGTCACCAgggacctctctctctcag ACTGAACTCAGACACTCTGCAGCATCTGACTGTAGTTTTGTATGAAGCTCAGGACAAGGACTTGACTCAGTGGTTCCTGGAGAAGGTTGGTGGAGACCTGACCTCCTGCAGGCTGGACTGGGAagtgcttctctctctgctgcagcattcaacccacaacATCACTGTGGACCTCAGGAAGAACAGGCTTCTAGAGAAGAACATCTCAGATCTTCTCCCCTTTCTGGGAAGGGTTACTCTCAAGAG TTCCAGCTTTGTAAAGTCCTCCATCAGACACATCTATGACAGTAGAGACAGTGACTGTGTGTCCAGTTTGTTGAGGTCTTCAGACCATTGGATCAACCTGAACAGCAGAGAGCTGGACAGAGTGGACTGTACTGCTCTGTGTTTTACCCTGCAGCACAGCCACCAAGTCAAAGTCAACCTGCTGTGGACCTCCATACCACCGGGGGAGATAGAGAGCATCCTGCCTCTTCTGGAGAGAGTCTCCCAACTCAG tgttgaCAGGATGTTACTGTTGAGTTTCCTCCAGTGCTGTGCTATCTCTCAGATCCAGCAGGGggcaccatcatcaccaccaacaGCAGTATGGCTGCTCAGGTCTCTGCACAACATGCTGGacttctcctgctcctcctctgtgGACCTGTCAGCTCAGGACCAGGAGAAGGCTCTGTGTCTGACCACTGACCACTGCAGGGCCATCAACTCTGTTCTGAAGCAGAACCAACACAGCACCCAGCTGGTCCAGAAccaggtccaactcatcctaagaGACTGTGAGGTGGAGGACAGAGCACTGAGGGAGCTGCTTCCCATCCTGCATATCGTCAAGCTGAG CCCCAGCAAAGCTCTGCTACTTCAGCTGCTGGACCTTGTGTGTGAGGGGATTGAAGAGGGGCTGCTGAGGCACGCAGAGTCCCTGTGCAGATCCCTGGATGGGGAGCTGGACCTCAGTGAGACCAGGCTGGACCGGAAAGCCTGTGGATCTCTGGCCCTGGTTCTGGAACACTCAGAGGGTCTGTCAGAACTGGACCTCAGCCACTGTCAACTCACAGACCACCACCTACAGCCCCTGATCACACACCTGCATAAAGTACAAGTCCTGGA CCTTAGTCACAATGACATCACTGATGCTCTGACTGACAAAATACTCCAACTGGTCTCTACCAACACTTCAATACACACCGTACG ACTCTTCAACAACAGAATCCAGGACAGAAGACCCTTCCTGACAGACAAGAGGTTTAACATCTGGTGA